In Marinomonas posidonica IVIA-Po-181, a single window of DNA contains:
- a CDS encoding type I secretion system permease/ATPase, protein MSGSDRSEQNSSPSHQEERHHSDDMTTDHSAPSVAEGTSVDEADTDTQKSQWQTAATILAYPNPLLDCLVLLSRYFNNPYTSDAIAAGLPITDDLMTPELFLRASKRIGLSSKFVKRKLSKIPQMVLPTVLLLDDQQACVLLEINDAAGTAKILRSESGEGEINLSISELEASYTGYCFFVRPVYQFDKRAQKPDEAKQKKGHWFWGTVLGSWRIYRDVFIASLLINMFAVASPLFVMNVYDRVVPNNAFDTLWVLAIGAAAVYIFDFLLRMLRAYFIDIAGKKSDILISASIFSRVNNITMASRPKSVGAFAKNLQEFESIRDFITSASITTLVDIPFMFLIVGVIWLIGGPVGYIPIVTIALILIYSIIIQIPLKRSIEESQKTASQKNAVLIESLYNAESVKLNNAEGVLQKQWENAVGNIADWGVKTRQLSQSTSSFAMVAQQLTTVVIVIVGVYQISEGLMSMGALVAAVMLTGRALGPMAQVASLATRYNQAKSAFGSLNEIMSSPVENPDDTKFVHRPVFKGEFQFDAVNFSYPDQDQAAVTDININIRQGEKVAIIGRIGSGKSTLGKMMTGLYTPSSGAIRVDGVDLRQINPTDLRRNVGSVSQDVNLFYGSIKDNIVMGAPYMEDDAIIRAAELSGVSEFANRRSNGLDSLVGERGVLLSGGQRQSIAIARALLFDPPVLILDEPTASMDNTTEARMKRRLMEGLQDKTLILITHKASMLDMVDRIIVMDNGRLIADGPKAQVHEALRQGKLKVS, encoded by the coding sequence ATGTCTGGCTCGGATCGTTCAGAACAGAACTCTTCACCGTCCCATCAAGAAGAGCGTCATCATTCGGACGACATGACAACGGACCACTCGGCCCCTTCTGTGGCAGAGGGCACTAGTGTAGATGAAGCAGATACGGATACTCAGAAGTCGCAGTGGCAAACCGCAGCCACCATACTGGCTTACCCCAACCCTTTATTAGATTGTCTGGTGTTATTAAGCCGTTATTTTAATAATCCTTATACCTCTGATGCGATTGCGGCAGGCTTGCCTATTACCGATGATTTGATGACACCGGAATTGTTTTTACGGGCATCAAAACGAATTGGATTAAGTTCAAAGTTTGTAAAGCGAAAATTATCTAAAATTCCTCAAATGGTGTTACCGACCGTATTGCTGTTAGATGATCAACAAGCCTGCGTCCTTTTGGAAATCAACGATGCGGCAGGAACTGCAAAAATTTTGCGTTCTGAATCTGGGGAAGGTGAAATCAACTTATCGATATCGGAATTAGAGGCGTCTTATACCGGGTACTGTTTTTTTGTTAGGCCCGTTTACCAATTTGATAAACGGGCACAAAAGCCGGACGAAGCCAAGCAGAAAAAAGGCCATTGGTTTTGGGGGACTGTGTTAGGGTCTTGGCGGATTTATCGCGATGTTTTTATTGCTTCACTGTTAATTAACATGTTTGCAGTTGCCAGCCCTCTGTTCGTTATGAATGTTTATGATCGAGTAGTGCCTAATAATGCGTTTGATACTTTATGGGTATTGGCCATTGGTGCGGCGGCCGTGTATATTTTTGATTTTCTATTGCGCATGCTCAGAGCGTATTTTATCGATATTGCCGGTAAAAAATCCGACATCTTAATTTCAGCCTCGATCTTTTCCAGAGTGAACAACATCACCATGGCGTCTCGGCCTAAGTCGGTGGGGGCGTTTGCGAAAAACTTGCAAGAGTTTGAGAGTATTCGTGATTTTATTACTTCCGCGTCCATTACCACCTTAGTAGACATTCCTTTTATGTTTTTAATCGTTGGGGTGATTTGGCTAATAGGTGGTCCTGTTGGTTACATTCCTATTGTCACCATAGCCTTGATTTTGATTTACAGCATCATCATTCAAATACCACTCAAACGTTCCATTGAAGAAAGCCAGAAAACAGCATCACAGAAAAACGCGGTCTTGATTGAAAGCTTGTATAACGCTGAGAGTGTGAAATTAAACAATGCGGAAGGTGTATTGCAAAAACAATGGGAAAATGCCGTCGGTAATATCGCTGACTGGGGGGTTAAGACGCGACAACTGTCTCAGTCTACTTCTTCATTTGCCATGGTTGCGCAGCAGCTCACCACAGTGGTGATCGTGATTGTCGGAGTGTATCAAATTTCAGAAGGTCTAATGAGTATGGGGGCGCTCGTGGCGGCTGTCATGCTAACGGGACGTGCCCTTGGACCTATGGCGCAAGTTGCCAGTTTAGCGACACGCTATAACCAAGCTAAGTCTGCATTTGGTTCATTAAATGAAATCATGTCGTCACCCGTAGAGAACCCTGATGACACTAAGTTTGTGCATCGACCTGTATTTAAGGGAGAGTTTCAATTTGATGCGGTCAATTTCTCTTACCCTGACCAAGATCAGGCGGCTGTGACCGATATTAATATTAATATCAGGCAAGGGGAAAAAGTCGCCATTATCGGGCGTATTGGTTCGGGGAAATCGACACTGGGTAAGATGATGACTGGCTTATATACGCCAAGTAGTGGTGCGATTCGTGTCGATGGTGTGGACCTCCGACAAATTAATCCTACAGACTTGCGTCGTAATGTTGGTTCGGTATCGCAAGACGTCAACCTGTTTTATGGTTCAATCAAAGACAATATCGTTATGGGTGCGCCTTATATGGAAGATGACGCGATCATTCGTGCTGCTGAGCTATCAGGCGTGTCTGAATTTGCGAACCGCCGCTCAAATGGTTTGGACAGCTTAGTGGGGGAACGAGGTGTATTACTGTCTGGTGGTCAACGTCAGAGTATTGCGATTGCAAGGGCGTTATTATTTGACCCACCGGTTCTTATTTTAGATGAACCTACGGCGTCGATGGACAACACCACAGAAGCCAGAATGAAGCGACGTTTGATGGAGGGGTTGCAAGACAAAACCCTGATACTGATTACTCATAAAGCCTCCATGCTTGATATGGTAGATCGTATCATCGTTATGGATAATGGCCGTTTAATTGCAGATGGTCCAAAAGCGCAAGTACACGAAGCGCTCCGTCAAGGCAAGCTGAAGGTAAGTTAA
- a CDS encoding HlyD family type I secretion periplasmic adaptor subunit → MSKRTVSQSDLGYLSDRNAALMLKTPKGGRIILWVIFIFIMSALIWAYYTSLDEVTVGEGKVIPSSQVQQIQNLEGGILKEINAKVGQVVNSGQILMTIENTEALSSLREQQAEFINLQARAARLQGESSGRAPVFDEALRNNHPSVVNREMDLYSNRLESLRTNQVGFEQQIEQKKQEIVEMQAKLDNLKQGYEYSKEELALTRPAFEQGAVSRVELLQLEREVNQLQGELEATQLAIPRARSALREAQSKLDESVAKFRADAQEELTNVRSKLDQLREASVSLEDKVSRTQVRSPVKGIVKQIQINTVGGVIKPGMNMMEIVPIEDSLLIEAKVRPENIGFIQPDLPAVVKLSAYDFAIFGGLDGTVENISADTILDEEGNSFYLVRVRTDKNFLGTKEAPLPIIPGMQSSVDIITGKKTLLDYLLKPILKAKQNALRER, encoded by the coding sequence ATGAGTAAGCGTACGGTTTCACAAAGTGATTTAGGGTATTTATCAGATCGAAATGCCGCCTTGATGCTAAAAACACCAAAAGGTGGGCGTATCATCTTATGGGTCATTTTTATCTTTATTATGTCGGCGCTAATTTGGGCCTATTACACATCATTAGACGAAGTCACTGTCGGTGAGGGTAAAGTGATTCCTTCTAGTCAAGTTCAGCAAATTCAGAACTTGGAAGGCGGAATCTTAAAAGAAATTAACGCCAAAGTGGGTCAGGTAGTGAATTCTGGTCAAATCTTAATGACCATTGAGAATACGGAGGCCTTATCTTCACTGCGAGAACAACAAGCTGAGTTCATTAACTTACAGGCTAGAGCGGCTCGATTACAAGGTGAGTCCTCTGGAAGAGCGCCGGTATTTGATGAGGCGTTGCGAAACAATCATCCGTCTGTAGTGAATCGTGAAATGGATTTATACAGTAATCGTTTAGAATCGCTGCGTACTAATCAAGTTGGCTTTGAGCAGCAGATCGAGCAAAAGAAACAAGAAATTGTGGAAATGCAGGCGAAGCTGGATAACCTCAAACAAGGTTATGAGTATTCAAAAGAAGAATTGGCGCTAACACGTCCAGCGTTTGAACAAGGAGCGGTATCGCGAGTCGAATTGCTTCAGCTTGAACGAGAAGTGAATCAATTACAGGGTGAGTTAGAAGCGACTCAGTTGGCGATCCCTCGTGCTCGTTCTGCGCTGCGAGAGGCGCAAAGTAAGTTAGATGAAAGTGTGGCTAAGTTTCGCGCCGATGCACAAGAAGAATTAACCAATGTGCGCAGTAAGTTAGATCAGCTTCGCGAGGCGAGCGTGTCTTTGGAAGATAAGGTGTCCAGAACGCAAGTGCGTTCGCCCGTAAAAGGCATAGTGAAGCAGATTCAAATTAATACGGTGGGTGGTGTGATTAAGCCGGGTATGAATATGATGGAAATCGTACCTATTGAAGACTCCTTATTGATTGAAGCTAAGGTGCGTCCAGAAAACATTGGTTTTATTCAACCGGATTTGCCCGCCGTAGTGAAATTGTCCGCTTACGACTTTGCTATTTTTGGTGGATTGGATGGCACAGTTGAAAATATTAGTGCGGACACCATTCTTGATGAAGAAGGGAACAGTTTTTATCTAGTGCGAGTGAGGACAGACAAGAACTTTTTGGGTACTAAGGAAGCGCCTTTGCCAATTATTCCCGGTATGCAATCCAGTGTGGACATTATTACTGGGAAAAAGACCTTATTGGATTATTTATTGAAGCCGATTCTGAAAGCCAAGCAGAATGCACTTCGTGAGAGATGA
- a CDS encoding response regulator transcription factor has protein sequence MKILCWNTDDAVWAHWLKIVPAIAELVRVDSLEASRRALIESQQTFQYCFVYLADETFSSQVEEVVALKSEFLDHNMVVFPNQASQQAALRLFSIGVNGQCAPYIGEEQLSLVLSVIDSGEIWGGKAFIQQLISQSAEQINQPSVQMDGLSEREMDVARYIAEGLSNKQVATQMAITERTVKAHLTSIFKKTETRDRLALALKAKSHFLVQ, from the coding sequence TTGAAGATTTTGTGTTGGAATACAGACGATGCTGTTTGGGCGCATTGGCTAAAAATTGTCCCAGCCATTGCTGAGCTTGTCCGTGTTGACAGCTTAGAGGCGTCACGTCGTGCGCTGATTGAGTCCCAACAAACATTTCAATACTGCTTTGTGTACTTAGCAGATGAGACATTTTCAAGCCAAGTGGAAGAGGTCGTCGCCTTAAAGTCTGAGTTTTTAGATCATAATATGGTGGTGTTTCCAAACCAAGCTAGTCAGCAAGCTGCATTACGTCTTTTCTCCATTGGTGTTAATGGTCAATGTGCTCCTTACATTGGGGAAGAGCAATTGTCTTTGGTGTTGTCGGTTATCGATTCGGGCGAAATCTGGGGTGGTAAAGCCTTTATTCAGCAATTAATTAGTCAATCAGCGGAACAAATCAATCAACCTTCTGTGCAAATGGATGGTTTGTCTGAGCGCGAAATGGACGTGGCGCGTTATATCGCAGAAGGGCTTTCGAATAAACAGGTGGCAACTCAAATGGCCATCACCGAAAGGACAGTGAAAGCCCACCTTACGTCTATTTTCAAAAAAACAGAGACTCGTGATCGTCTTGCTTTAGCATTAAAAGCAAAAAGTCATTTTTTAGTGCAGTGA
- a CDS encoding ANTAR domain-containing response regulator — protein sequence MSAPPKNELTVMLVDNEPARAAIVEQAMLDSGYRVIRRLENALNLSQAVMECQPDMVIIDIESPDRDMLENMSRLTQDNPRPIVMFAEEDDSRHVEAAIRAGVSAYVVDGVNSGSVKAILQVAIARFREFHALRSELETVKTQLEDRKLIDKAKGLIMKHQQCDEPAAYQALRKLAMDRSQRMTEVARNIISVMEIMEASK from the coding sequence ATGTCTGCGCCCCCAAAGAATGAATTAACCGTAATGTTGGTTGATAATGAACCTGCCCGAGCGGCGATTGTTGAACAAGCTATGTTAGATAGTGGCTATCGTGTTATTCGTCGCCTAGAAAATGCGCTGAATTTAAGCCAAGCGGTAATGGAATGTCAGCCTGATATGGTGATCATTGATATTGAATCCCCTGATCGAGATATGTTGGAGAATATGTCTCGTCTCACACAAGATAACCCAAGACCCATTGTGATGTTTGCTGAAGAAGACGACTCAAGACATGTTGAAGCAGCGATTCGTGCAGGGGTTAGTGCTTATGTTGTCGACGGAGTAAACAGCGGCAGTGTAAAGGCGATTTTACAAGTTGCAATCGCGCGTTTTAGGGAGTTTCATGCACTGCGATCAGAACTTGAAACAGTAAAAACTCAGTTGGAAGATCGTAAGCTAATTGATAAAGCAAAAGGGTTGATTATGAAGCATCAACAGTGTGATGAGCCCGCGGCTTATCAGGCCCTCAGAAAATTAGCGATGGATCGCAGTCAGAGAATGACAGAAGTGGCTCGTAATATCATTTCAGTGATGGAAATTATGGAGGCTTCTAAATGA
- a CDS encoding CmpA/NrtA family ABC transporter substrate-binding protein, whose translation MTSTVNNSLESQQAVRIGFIPLIDCAPFVIAKEKGFFADEGVAVALSKEASWASIRDKVTFNILQGAHMLASMPIAASLGVGTLKTAMQTSFTVSHNGNGITVGNALYEQLTKWVTQSNDIRNGVALKRYIEDRAKHNKPLLRFAVVYPYSSHNYQLRDWLARAGIDPDEEVQILVIPPVKMIDSLKAGDIDGYCVGEPWNSLAVEAGVGHLLVTGYEIWGSTPEKVFGVNSTWAEQNELTHLAVIRALEKACEWVDNPDNQNELLSILSHPDYLNCSVEQLVYGFSAIKPKGQFDWPMEAYQRFSGREINRPLPSYALWIMGQMHRWHQLSEASNLNTMAEQVYRQDIYEHALGDHDQDLQWHLTSSQESTWLEDIANGRVSLHPKGIHKGFIKSDD comes from the coding sequence ATGACTTCAACGGTAAATAATTCTTTAGAATCCCAACAAGCGGTGCGTATCGGCTTTATTCCCTTAATTGATTGTGCGCCTTTTGTTATAGCAAAAGAGAAAGGTTTTTTTGCCGACGAAGGGGTTGCTGTTGCGTTATCAAAAGAAGCTTCTTGGGCCAGTATTCGCGATAAAGTAACGTTTAATATTTTGCAGGGTGCACATATGTTGGCATCCATGCCAATTGCCGCCAGTCTTGGTGTAGGGACATTAAAAACTGCCATGCAAACCAGTTTTACTGTGAGTCACAATGGTAACGGTATAACGGTCGGCAATGCTTTGTATGAACAGCTGACGAAATGGGTGACGCAAAGCAATGATATCCGCAATGGTGTGGCCCTTAAGCGCTACATTGAGGATCGTGCAAAGCATAATAAACCATTGCTTCGCTTTGCCGTGGTTTACCCTTACTCCTCTCACAATTATCAACTCAGAGATTGGTTGGCTCGTGCCGGCATTGACCCGGATGAAGAGGTTCAAATCCTTGTCATTCCTCCGGTGAAAATGATCGACAGTCTTAAGGCGGGAGACATAGATGGTTATTGTGTTGGAGAGCCTTGGAACAGTTTGGCCGTTGAGGCTGGAGTTGGTCATTTACTGGTGACGGGGTATGAAATTTGGGGAAGCACACCGGAAAAAGTATTTGGTGTGAATTCCACTTGGGCTGAGCAGAATGAATTGACACATCTGGCTGTTATTCGGGCCTTAGAGAAGGCTTGTGAATGGGTTGATAACCCAGATAACCAGAATGAGTTGTTGAGTATTTTAAGTCATCCGGATTATCTAAATTGCAGTGTTGAACAATTGGTCTATGGTTTTAGTGCCATTAAACCAAAAGGGCAATTTGATTGGCCGATGGAGGCTTATCAGCGTTTTTCAGGCCGAGAGATTAATCGACCTTTGCCCAGTTACGCCTTGTGGATTATGGGGCAGATGCATCGCTGGCATCAGCTGTCTGAAGCGTCTAATTTAAATACGATGGCGGAACAAGTGTATCGTCAGGACATTTATGAACACGCCTTGGGAGACCATGATCAAGATTTACAATGGCATTTAACCTCATCGCAAGAATCCACTTGGTTAGAGGATATTGCGAATGGAAGGGTGAGTTTACACCCGAAAGGCATTCATAAAGGGTTTATAAAATCAGACGATTAA